A stretch of Arachis hypogaea cultivar Tifrunner chromosome 15, arahy.Tifrunner.gnm2.J5K5, whole genome shotgun sequence DNA encodes these proteins:
- the LOC112747333 gene encoding protein NETWORKED 2D-like encodes MLQRAASNAYSWWWASHIRTKQTKWVEQNLQDVEEKVTHVLKILEEEGDSFAKRAEMYYKRRPELISFVEETYKAYRALAERYDHISIELQKANNQLAVACPDRVPYMDDDEDDGSPRPPKKMPEGSKQNIPKPPPKDLKTIVTTAAATKKLHSRKPASKDTNNTAAPKSGLNRKEAIEEVDKLQKQILALQTVKEFVKSSYDHSIARYWETEAQINELQERVSMLQDELGEGVVIEDSEARRLMAEAALKSCQEALTQLEAKQEESHDETRMTSNRINDIKAKLSSLMEEFHYTQSDSKEPRAKREMKKASETKDLEEEEAILKQKREELQSLKNNIKEQFHSDSNSSLSVAEMAEKIDELVNKVISLETAVSSQTALVTRLRSETDELQEHIRTLEGDKESLINDKNRLNDQLREMEEKMHQVQDLNKIVEDENSSIQTQFTEARSNLEHISEKVQNEMHFEEVKAMDSPQLENNASGKPESKYDVNSDLELKLGTVEGDSTSDKKLEVVDSTENVVRADNKLEATGSTENDVMSGNEVKFTSSVETEYVTPTQNKFPEELKEQGRILIPVINGDERVTVQNTNNENQISQQASNKADSSLPNLGTQDTDPKEVSSETEYASKAEASDKAMTKDDEPDWQGMFLSGLQDREKILLTEYTNTLRNYKDLKKRLADIEMKVHEDDLDQLKKLQAANALKDEEIRLLRQKLSLLDRSLEGTEDLTGSTVLERSIEELLETRLQYTSAIEEKFRARIDELLDENLKCWREFGASFEDVQRFETTIKDLMTEVSKIEAKGKALEGTSSTKYSLKSDARPIYQHLTETQTLLTAWLERSVLQNEELERRFACLCNIQEDITSALNTSAEDDDFRFTSYQAAKFQGEVLTLKQEHTKFSAVLRTHIDVVTSLHREVEKALVRLNDQFGLSASRRGTRSETRNKVPLRSFIFGNKPKKQSIFAIMSIQHGLHKKRASKEKEKEEKKEKEKEKEREEKKEKEKEKEREEKKEKEKEKEEKEKEKEKEKEKENSSV; translated from the coding sequence ATGTGGAGGAAAAGGTGACACATGTTCTGAAGATCTTAGAGGAAGAGGGAGACTCCTTTGCAAAGAGAGCAGAAATGTACTACAAGAGGCGACCGGAGCTCATAAGCTTTGTGGAGGAAACATATAAAGCTTACCGAGCTTTAGCCGAACGATACGATCACATATCAATAGAGTTGCAGAAAGCCAACAACCAACTTGCAGTTGCCTGTCCGGATAGAGTCCCGTACATGGATGACGATGAAGATGACGGATCACCACGGCCACCAAAAAAAATGCCAGAAGGGTCAAAACAAAACATTCCAAAGCCTCCCCCTAAAGATTTAAAAACTATTGTAACAACAGCAGCAGCCACAAAGAAACTTCACTCCAGGAAGCCAGCCAGCAAAGATACTAATAATACGGCCGCTCCTAAATCTGGATTGAATCGAAAGGAGGCAATTGAAGAGGTCGACAAACTCCAGAAACAGATTCTGGCGCTACAAACTGTGAAAGAGTTTGTGAAGAGCTCTTATGATCATTCCATTGCAAGGTACTGGGAAACTGAGGCGCAGATCAATGAGTTGCAAGAGAGGGTTTCTATGTTGCAGGATGAGCTTGGAGAAGGTGTAGTTATTGAAGATAGTGAAGCCCGCCGTTTGATGGCAGAAGCCGCTCTTAAATCATGCCAAGAGGCATTGACACAGTTGGAAGCGAAACAGGAAGAATCACATGATGAAACAAGAATGACATCAAACAGGATAAATGACATCAAGGCCAAGTTGAGCTCTCTCATGGAGGAGTTCCATTATACGCAGAGCGATTCCAAGGAACCAAGGGCCAAAAGAGAGATGAAAAAAGCATCAGAAACAAAGGACTTGGAAGAAGAAGAGGCCATTTTGAAACAGAAGAGAGAAGAGTTGCAATCATTAAAGAATAACATCAAAGAGCAATTTCACTCGGACTCAAATTCATCTCTGAGTGTGGCAGAAATGGCAGAGAAGATTGATGAGCTTGTGAATAAAGTGATCAGCTTGGAAACTGCAGTTTCATCCCAAACTGCTCTAGTGACAAGGTTGAGATCCGAGACCGATGAGCTCCAAGAGCATATTCGAACTCTGGAAGGTGATAAGGAAAGTCTGATCAATGACAAAAATAGATTGAATGACCAACTGagagaaatggaagaaaagaTGCATCAAGTACAGGATTTAAACAAAATTGTTGAAGATGAGAATAGCAGTATACAAACCCAGTTCACTGAAGCACGGTCTAATCTTGAACATATCTCAGAGAAAGTACAAAATGAGATGCATTTTGAAGAGGTTAAGGCCATGGATTCACCACAGCTAGAAAATAATGCATCTGGCAAACCTGAGTCAAAGTATGATGTAAATTCAGACTTGGAGCTCAAGCTTGGCACTGTAGAAGGTGACTCAACTTCAGACAAGAAGCTTGAGGTTGTTGATTCGACAGAAAACGTTGTTCGTGCAGATAATAAACTTGAGGCTACTGGTTCAACGGAAAACGATGTTATGTCAGGAAATGAGGTTAAGTTCACCAGTTCTGTAGAAACTGAATATGTAACCCCAACGCAAAATAAATTTCCTGAAGAGTTGAAAGAGCAGGGGAGGATACTGATTCCTGTCATAAATGGTGATGAAAGAGTAACAGTTCAGAATACTAACAATGAAAATCAGATCAGccaacaagcaagtaacaaggcCGATAGTTCTTTACCAAATCTTGGTACACAAGACACCGATCCTAAGGAAGTTTCATCGGAGACGGAGTATGCTTCCAAAGCTGAGGCCTCGGACAAGGCAATGACAAAAGATGATGAACCCGATTGGCAGGGAATGTTTCTGAGTGGATTACAAGACAGAGAAAAAATTCTGCTGACCGAATATACTAATACTCTCCGTAATTACAAAGATTTGAAGAAGAGACTTGCAGACATAGAGATGAAAGTTCATGAAGATGACTTGGATCAGCTGAAAAAACTGCAGGCTGCTAATGCCTTGAAGGATGAAGAGATTAGACTCCTACGTCAAAAACTAAGTCTCTTGGACAGAAGTTTAGAAGGAACTGAGGATTTGACAGGATCAACAGTATTGGAACGCAGCATTGAGGAGCTTCTAGAAACTCGTCTTCAATATACATCAGCCATTGAAGAGAAGTTCCGGGCAAGAATTGATGAACTTCTGGATGAGAATTTAAAATGCTGGCGGGAATTTGGTGCTTCGTTTGAGGATGTACAGAGGTTTGAGACCACTATCAAAGATTTGATGACTGAGGTATCAAAAATTGAGGCTAAAGGAAAAGCTTTAGAGGGTACTAGTAGcacaaaatattctttaaaatcaGATGCACGGCCAATTTACCAGCACCTTACAGAGACTCAAACACTATTAACAGCATGGTTGGAAAGAAGTGTCTTGCAAAATGAAGAATTGGAGAGAAGGTTTGCATGTTTGTGTAACATCCAAGAAGATATAACATCAGCATTGAACACCAGTGCTGAAGATGATGATTTCAGGTTCACAAGCtatcaagctgccaagttccaaGGTGAGGTGTTGACCTTGAAACAGGAGCACACCAAGTTTTCTGCTGTACTTCGCACACATATAGATGTTGTGACATCCCTCCACCGTGAAGTTGAGAAGGCTCTTGTGAGGTTGAATGACCAATTTGGCCTCTCTGCTTCAAGGAGAGGGACAAGATCAGAGACTAGGAACAAGGTTCCTCTCAGGTCATTTATCTTTGGAAACAAACCAAAGAAGCAGTCAATCTTTGCCATCATGAGCATACAACATGGATTGCATAAGAAGCGTGCCtcgaaggagaaggagaaggaggagaagaaagagaaggaaaaggagaaggagagggaggagaagaaagagaaggaaaaggagaaggagagggaggagaagaaagagaaggaaaaggagaaggaggagaaggagaaggagaaggagaaggagaaggaaaaagaaaacagcAGTGTGTAA